Sequence from the Rhizobium brockwellii genome:
CTCATCCACCGCATCAGCAGAACTGCTCTCGGGTCTCCCGTCGAGCTCAACACGCCGACGACGGCATCGACCATCGCGCTTAAGGCAATGCCCGCAAGCAGGACTCGTTCAGGCGCGAACGCCGATCGCCGGGAGCTGACGAAGATGACAAAAAGAACGCTGATCGCACCGGCCACGGCAAATGCAAATTGCCCGGAAAACCCTGGAGCGACGGCAAAAAGTGCAATTGCAACACCAAACGTCGCGCCGGCACTGATTCCCAGAACTTCGGGACTGGCCATTTCGTTTCCGGTCAGCCGCTGAAGGATCGAGCCCGCGACCGCAAGCATGGCGCCCGATGTCAGGGCGGCGAGGATTTTAGGTATTCTGATAGCAAGGACATCAACCGAAAATTCGCCTGATGTAAAAGCCCAGTCGCCATTGACGTCACGTCCGAGAAAAGCGCTGACCATCAACAGGACGAACAGGCCGACGGCAGCGATGATGACCGGTGCGGTTCCATCCCATCGACGTGGCCGTCTGAACGCTGGCGATTGCAGTCTATGACAGATCTTCAGCCGCGGCAGGAGCGCGAGAAGCAGCGGCGAACCGAAGATGGCTGTCACCGCCCCCGTCGGCAAGAAATCACCAAGTCCGCCGGCGACGAGTTGCAGGATGGAGTCGGCGAAGAACAGCAGTCCGGCGCCGATCAGCGGAGACCAGAGGATGAGCTGCGCGGGACGCCGTGCTCCGGACAATCGCGCAATCGTCGGCGCGACCAGTCCAATGAAACCGATGACCCCAACGGCGCTGGTGACAAATGCAGCAAGTGCTACGGCAAGGGCGACGACAACGAAACGCAGGCGGAGCAATCTGACGCCGAGTGCCGTGGAACTGCTCTCGCCAAGATCGAGCAGCGAAAGCGGTCTCATCACGAAAGTGCAGCCGATGGCGATGACAGCCAACTTCCAAAGAAGCGACAAGGGAATGACCCAGCTTTGCTGTGCCAGCGAGCCGGCGCCCCAGATGAACAGGCTCGAGAGGTAGCGCTGGTTCAAATAGGTCAGGATGGCAGCGAGGCCGCCGCACCAAAGACTGAGAACCAGCCCCGACAAAACAAGCGAATAGGGCGAAAAACCGCGGCGCGCGCCCAGGCTGACGACAATCGCAGCAGCGGTCGCACTGCCGATCAGAGCGACAAGATCGCGGCCGGCGCCAAGCAGGTCGGGGAGAAACAGCGATGTTACCACCAGCGCCAGGTTTGCTCCGGCCGACACGCCAAGGGTGGTGGGATCGGCGAGTGGATTTCGCAATACTTGCTGAAGCAGCGCTCCGGACAGGGCAAGTGCGCCTCCGGCAATCAGCGCCGTCGCAAGACGGGGAAGCGTCGAATAGGTGAACACCATTCGCGTGACATCGTAATCCGGTCGAGCCATTTCTGACAGGGCAGGAGCGGCCAGAAACCACGATGCCACGCCTCCACCGCACATCAGGAGGAGGAAGACAATTGCTGGCCCGATATTGTCGCGGTGGGATACCATCAAGCTTCCTTTTCCAGAAGATCTGTCAAAAGGCCCGCGAAGCGCATGGCCTCGTTCACCATCCCGAACATCAGGGCTGGCGGCAGAATCGACAGATGGCCTGGACGCGCAAACGAAAGCCTGTTCCACAGCGGGCTCTGAGCGAGTTTTGGAAGAACGTCCGGAGGAATCGGGTCAAAGGCGATCAGACGCGCGTCCGGATCGGTGACCTTGGAGAGATCTTCAATCCCGATCGTTTCAAAGCCCCAATAATTCGACTCTCTGGTCCAGGCGTTCCGGACACCGATGCGCTCGAGCACATTGTGGAACAGTCCGGGACTCGAGTAGATGCGGGCATGGCGGGCATCCATGAAATTCACCAGGGCGACCGGCGGCAGGTTCTTGCCCTCCAGGCGACTGCGGCATTGCGCAAAGAAGACGTCGGCTCGCGCTAGGAACTGCTCCGCTTCATTCTCACGGCCAAGCTCAACGGCCAATTTACGCGTCGCCGCGATGGCAGCGGTAAGAATAGGTCCAATGCCCGGCGTAAAGATTTCCAGCCGAACGACTTTCGCCACCGACTGAAGCTTGGGTAACAGCTCATCCAGGTAAGGTGTGGTCAAGATAATGTCGGGCTTCAGCGTGACGAGAATTTCAAAATTGACCTCGAACGAACTGCCGATATCGACGACGGATTTTGGCATCGGCGGCTCGACAACCCATCTGTCCCAATCGGCGAGGTCTGAAATCCCGACCGGAGGCAATCCGAGGGATAAAAGAGTGGACGCAAGGCCGTAGTCGAGACTGACGATCCTTGGGCCTATCGACTGTGCAAACAGCGGAGTTGGAATGACCGAGGCTGCCGCGAAATGCAAAAAGGAGCGCCGCGAAACCTCCATTGAACGCAGAGCCTCAGCAAACATAGGCGAGCGGATAGGGCAGGTTGGGCGCGGCGATCACATCCATGTCGATCCCATAGATCTCTTGCAGCGTGTTCGGCGCGAGGATCGCGCTCGGTGTTCCGCTGGCAACCACGCGGCCGCGTTTCAATGCATGGATGCGATCGCAGAAGCGAGCGGCCATGTTGATGTCATGGAGAACGATGACCACACTCCTTCCGCCCTCATGCGCCAAGCGTCGCACAAGTGAGAGCACCTCGACCTGATGCGCAACGTCGAGTGCCGCAGTCGGTTCGTCGAGCAACAGGCAGCGAGCATCCTGAGCGATCAGCATCGCAATCCAGGCGCGTTGCCGCTCACCGCCCGATAGTGTTCCCATGATACGGTCGGCGAACGTCTCGATATGCGTGGCTCGAAGGGCTTCCTCGACTTTCTCTTCATCGTTTTTGGTGAAGCGGCCGAGCGCTCCGTGCCACGGATAACGACCGCATCCGACAAGCTCGCGGACCGTCATTTCCGATCCGGTCGTGACATCCTGGGGCAGATATGCGACCGAACGCGCAAAGGCGCGTTCGCTATACATCCTCAGATCCTGGTTCCCGTAAGAGATCGATCCAGTGCTCGGCACAAGCTGGCGAGCCAACATTTTGAGAAGACTGGATTTGCCGGAGCCGTTGTGGCCGACCAGCGCGACAACTTCTCCGGCCGGAAATTTAAGACTGACGTCGCAGAGAATTTCGTTCCGCTCGATCAAAAGACCTATATTTTCGGCGACAAAAGTTTCAGCCGTTCGAGGCGGATCTTGCATCGGGATTATAGCCACGTGACATCCTTTAACCGGGTGATAGGTCGGTACTAAAGATGAAAGCAGCAATCAACTATTTTCGTTAGCCCTCCGCCTAGGTCCTCGTCATCTCGTGCGGCGGCCCCGGCTTTCGGCCTGCAACGCCGGCTTCAGTACCGCCTCACGGTAAGCGACTGAGGGAGGAGGAGGAAAGCAAATCCTCTCCAGCGTGTATAGTTCTGAACAAATTTTGGAGATTATCATTATTTAGCCGTCGCTTGCCGGGTCTATCGCAGTTCAGGTGTGAAAATCTATGCAATCTAAGATTGCGCAAAGTGGCATAAGCTGAATTATGGAACTAGCTTGTCTTTAACGCCGAACTTGACGGAAAATCGTCAAGTCACCAGTTGCTTCACACAAGCACCGAGATGCTGGGGGCGACACGCAGGTGCTCGGCTTCCTTTTCCATAGGCTTCTTGGCAGGCGGGCCGCCATTGCTTAAGCACTGCGTAACCACCCTTCGTGGCCTTCCTAGAAGCGAAGGGCCCTCCCAGGCCCTTCGGATCAGTTTGAAGATCGGCCGTTCAGCCCCACTTCATTTCTCCCTTGGCAACTTTGGAGCCTATGTCGAGCGCAACGCCCATGCCAAGACCGGGGAAGCGGGCTTCCATGGCGGCCTTCAGCGCGGTGGAGTCGGCTGCCTTGGCGAGTTCTTCCTCGAAAGCGAGCAGATAACTCTTTGTGTGCTCGACGGCAGACAGATCGGTTGCCGCCTCCGGCATCATGTGACCGGGAACGACGATCGTCGACTTGCGGGCGCTAATCTTGTCGAGGGTGGCCACCCAAGCGGCACGCTGCTCCGGAGCCTGGGTGTCGGCCGTCCACACATGAACGCCCGAGAAGATCATGACGCCTCCGAAAACAGCATTCAGCGAGGGCACGAACAGGTACCGGCGATTGCTTAACCCTGCCTCGGCCGCGACAATCTCGACGCTCTCACCATCAACTGTGAGGCTTGAAGCGTCGAAGGCTTCCGGCATGACGATGTCTGCAAGGGTCTGCGGGCCGTTCTCCTTGAGCTGCGGCCCCCAAACGGCAAGTTTTTTCTCGACGTTGCTCTTGATCGTTGCAATCGTGTCGGAGGCGGCCAGTACTTTTGTGCCGGGAAAGGCTTCGAGGACCGGCTTGAGGCTGAAGTAATAGTCCGGATCGGACTGGCTGACATAAATCGCGGTCAGCGTTTTGCCCGTGGCCTTGATGGCTTCAGCCAGCGCACGGCCGTCGGGATAGCTGAACCCGCCGTCGATCAGCAACGCTTCGCTGGGGCCGGTCAGCAGCACCGGCGCGCGGAAAAAGCCATTCTGACCGGCGGGGAAGTGCTTCCAGGCCAGCTTTGACCCGGCCGCGTTGCTGAGACCGGCAGGCGCAAAAACGGCAACGGCGCCTGCTGCGAGGGTGGTTTTCATGATTTCTCTCCTTGAATACATGGTTGTCTCCGATGATCGCCAGTTTCGATTTTCTGCTGCCGTGAGTGCTGCCTCCGACAGGCTTTGCGGTAGTTCATGGAACGGTCTGCTGAAAATGAACGATCACGCCGCCTGAAGCTCGGCAGCAAGCCGGTCAAAGCCGCCGAACAAGGCATCGCTGCGCAGCACGCGGCGCTTATCGCCCTCGCCAATGAAAAGCGCGGGGACACCATCCACCCGGAATGCATCCATGAGTTGGCGGGACTTCCCGATCCTGTTGCTGTAGGCGTCGAGCAGAGCCTCGTCCGGAGCCCGGACACGAGCGGCGGCATCGGAAAACCCGGCCTGATCCAGAACATCGGCCACGACAGCGATCTCCGAGGTGTTTCGGCCGTCAACGTAGCGAGCGCTTTGAAGTGCCGTCAGAGCATCGCGTTCCCTGTCGAGTTGTATCATACCGACGGCAATGATCCCGAGCGTCGCAGGGGCCGAGTCGAACATGCCGTCTGCGCCTCCGAGAACCTGATCGCGATAGAGCTGGCTGAAGACCTGTCCCGTGAGGCGGTTGATCCGCTGGTCATTATGCCAGGCATAGGCTGCGAAACGTTCATCCAGCGAACGGGCGCCTTCGCCCGCGAAGAGCCCGCTCGGCGCAAGCTCGACGGTGAGATTGTCGAGCATGGCCAGTTTGTCGAGCGCGGGCGCCGCACCGTAACACCAGCCGCAAAGCGGATCGTAGAGATAGGTAAGATGCATATCGGACCATCCTTGAAGCGATGGACAACAGATAGTGCACTTCTATTGAGTGATAAATATCGTTAAATGTGACAGAATGTATGTTAAAAACTTACAATCAAATGGAAGAAGGCTATGGAGGCAGTCAACCTCAATCGGCTGGCCTATTTTGCAGCCGTCGTCGATACCGGCTCGTTCACGAAAGCTGCCGAGCGCCTCGCGATCACAAAGACGGTCGTCAGCCAGCAGGTTGCGCGGCTGGAAGCTGAGTTGAAAACCAGCTTGCTGCTTCGGACAACACGACGCGTCGAGCCGACTGAGGCCGGCAAGCTTCTCTACGCGAGCTGCGTCATGATCTTCCGCGAAGCCGGGGACGCTGTCGATGAAATCACCCGCGCAAATGCCGAGCCGACCGGCATGCTGCGCATTGCTGCGCCCAATGATTATGGTGCGAGCACGATCGCTCCGATTGCTGCGGCCTTTATCCGGAAGTACCCCGCTTGCAGGGTCGAGCTTCTGCTCGCCGATACGAAGATGGATCTGCTCGCCAATCAGATCGACCTGTCGATCCGCGTTGGATGGCTCGATGACTCCAGTCACCAAGCGAGACGGATCGGTTCGTTCCGGCAGTTTCTTGTGGCGTCCCCCAGCTTCTTCGCCACGCTCAGTTTGAACAGTCCAGAGGATGCGGCGGGCCAGCCGTTTATCGCCAACCTGGCCCTCAAGGAGCCGGTGGTCTGGAGGTTTATCCAAGGCGATTTCGACCGGCGAACCGTGCGGATGCAACAGAGCCTCATGAGTAATTCGACGCCTGCGGTTCTCGCGGCCACGCTTGCGGGGGCAGGCATATCCGTCCTGCCGGACTTTCTGGCTGGAGAGCATATAGAGGCTGGCCGACTGATAAGATTGTTGCCGGACTGGAGCCTGCCGGCCGGAGGAATTTATGTCGTCTATCCGGCAGCTCGGTTCCGCACACCCAAAGTCACGGCTTTTGTCGCAATGCTTACGGGCGGTCGCTCGCCCGACTAGGCTGCGCCATCACGGAGCCTGATATGCTCCGAAACAGCCTTACGGTGCCGGGGAATTGGTATGCCGCCGCAGGGCTTTGCAAAAGAAACTCCGACGCCATATTCTCGCCTTGACGGCGCCCCTTCCCGAAGTTCATTCAAGCGCTATGGTGTAGGAAAACAAGGGCGAGCATGGGACAAGATACAAGCTACCTTCTAGAACGGATGACGATTGTCGGTGATCTGGAGGTTGCCTCCTTCGTTCCCTGGATCCGGCGCCATGCTGCCAAGCTTGGGCTCTCGCACACCATATCTCACACGAGTTCCATGCGGATCGAACTTGAGGTTGCCGGGCCAGAGGAGTTGATCGACATGATGGAGATGGGATGCTCTCTCGGGCCCATCGACGTGTGGGTCGAGAGGATAGATCGAACGGCGATCAGCGGCGAAAGGACCTAGTCCGGGCTCTCGCGTATTTCACCGTGCATATTATTTACTCAATGTTGCCAATGCGAAATAATTATGCAAACCTGATAAGGTTGCGGCGGAATTGCCTCGGCGCCGATGCGGGACTTGATCGGCAAGCATTTGGTTTTGTTTGGGAATTCTACTCATGCCTTCCGATACGACGGGCTTTTGGACGCCAGTCGCCCTTTCCCGGGATTTGCCGGCCGGAACCGTCATGCCGGCACGGACGGCAGCCGGATCCATTGCCCTGTGGCGCAGCGCTTCGGGGCGCATATCGGCATCGGCGGATCGCTGTCCGCACCGTGGCATGCGCTTGTCTCACGGCTTCGTGCGTGGCGAGGCGCTTTCTTGTATTTATCACGGCTGGAGCTATGGCCAGGCCGGAAACTGTCTTCGCATTCCGGCCCATCCGGGGCTGACGCCGCCGGAAACCATCCGCGTCGCCACCCATGACGTCGAGGAAGCGGACAGCGTGATCTGGGTGGCGGTGGGCACGCCCGCATCGAAGCCGCCGGGGCTTGAGGGCCTTGTTCCCCTGCGCTCCCTGACGGCGTTCGCCGGTATCGCGGCGATCGAGGCGGCGGCCGGTGCCAAGGCGAGCCCTGACGGTCTTGTCGAAATCGACGCATCCACCGGGGCCGTCTGTCTGCTATTATCCGCTTGGGAAGACGGACAGACGTTGATCCATGTGCTGCTGAAGGGTGACACCGGCCCCGCGGCGGGTATCGGCGCTTCACGCGCCGTCGAGAGCCTGCGCCGCCGGGCTGAGGGTCTTCAGAGGGAGATCGCGCAATGACCATGCAGGCGATGATCGATGAATGGTATCCGGTCGGGCTTTTCAGCCAGCTCGACAGCGCCGGCCGCAAGACGGCGCTGATGGGCGAGCCGATTAAAGTGGCTTGCGATGCCGATGGCAATGCGAAGGTGACGCGCGGCGATGGCCGCGTTCTGCCGGTGCGCGTTCGTTACGGTCATGTCTGGTCCTCCCTCGGCGAGCCGCAGAAGGAACTTTTCCCCATTCCCGAGGCTGACCAGCCCGGTCGCCGCTTCGTCGATGTCGGCGTGGTGCGCGTGCGCTGCTCGCCGCTCCGCGCCGTCGAGAACTTCCTCGACATCGCCCATTTCCCCTTCGTCCACACAGATATTCTCGGCGCGGAGCCGCACACCGAGGTCCAGAACTACAAGGTCGAGATCCGCGAGGAAGAAGACGAGGTCTGGGCAACGCAGGTGAAATTCTACCAGCCGCAGGCCGCCAAGTCTGCAAGCGGGGGGATCACGACGGAATACATGTACCGCGTGCCGGCACCCACCTGCTCCGTGCTTTACAAGACCTGCCCGCCGCGCCCGAGCGAATGGGATGTCATCACGCTCTTCGTGCAGCCGCTGGCCGAGGACCTCTGCGACGTCTGGCCATGGATGGCGCTCTTCGACGACGAGACCGCGATGACCGACCTCATTCACTTCCAGCAGACGATCTTTCTGCAGGACCGTTCGATCCTCGAAAACCAGATCCCACGGCTGTTGCCGCTCGACCCCGGCATGGAAATCCCGACGCGGGCCGATCTGACATCGATCGCTTACCGGCGCTGGCTGAAGCGTCACAATTATACCTACGGCGCACAGCTGGTGGCGCAATGAAGCTCTACGACTACATTCTCTCGCCCAGTTGCTACAAGGTGCGCCTGATGGCGGCGCTGATCGGCGTGAAGCTTGACCTGCGCCCGGTGGATTTCCATCCCGGCGCCGAGCATCGCGGCGCCGAGCTGCTTGCGCTCAACCCGGCAGGCTCCATTCCGATCCTGGAGGATGGCAATCTGATCCTGACCGAATCGTCGGCGATCCTCGTCTATCTCGCCGCCAAGGCAGCACCCGAATGGCTCGGCAGCGGTAAGGCCGAGGAAGCGGCGCGGGTGCAGCAATGGCTGTCCTTCTCCGGCCGGCTGACGGCAAGCCTCGGCGGTGCACGGCTCCATGAAATGCTGTTGCGGCCGGGCGATATCGGCGCGCTGCAGGCCCACGGCATCGCCGCTCTTCGTGAGCTTGAAGCCGGGCTTGTCGAGCAAGGCCTTCGCGGCATGCGTTTCCTCGCCGCCGACCGGCCGACAATTGCTGACATCGCCTGCTTTCCCTATGTGGCGCTGGCGCCCGATGGCGGCGTCACGCTGGATGCTTATCCCGCGATCCGGCTCTGGTCCCGGGCACTCCGCGCACTCGACAAGTTTATCGAGATGCCAGGTATTCACCGGCTGCACGAGTTGAAGCCCGAACCCCAGATCGAACCGGGCGAGGCGTGAGATGGCTGGTTATCTCCTGAAGAACTGCGCAGCCGTGATCGTCGACGAGGGCAAGGGGCAGGTCGTTCACCGCAATGTCGATCTCCTGACCAACGGTCCTGCGATCCTGGCGATCGGCGAAAATCTGGGGGCGGACGCGCTGCCTGTTGGCATAACCATTCAGGATGCTTCTGGCTGGTTCGTCTATCCGGGTCTCGTCAACACCCATCATCACTTCTTCCAGTGCTTCGTGCGCAACCGCGCCGACCTCGACTGGACGAAGCTTTCGGTCATCGAGTGGCTGGACCGCATCTACCCGATCTTTTCGCAGCTCAACGAGGAGTGCTTTTACCACTCCTCCATCACGGCGATGGCCGAGATGATCAAGCACGGCTGCACCACGGCCTTCGACCACCAGTACAATTTCCCCCGGCACGCCGGGAAGCGGCTGATCGACCGTCAGTTCGAAGCGGCCGATCTGCTCGGCATGCGCTTCCATGCCGGCCGGGGCGGCAACACCCTGCCGAAGTCGGAAGGCTCGACCATCCCCGACGAGATGCTGGAAACGACCGACGAGTTCATTGCCGACTGCGCCCGGCTGATCGAGACCTACCACGATACCAGCCCCTTCAGCATGCGCCAGGTCGTGGTCGCGCCCTGCCAGCCGGTGAACTGCTACCGAGAGACCTTCGTGGAATCGGTGGCGCTGGCGCGCGATCGCGGCGTCATGATGCATACTCATGTCGGCGAAGGCGAAAGCCCGGTCATTCAGGCTCGCCATGGCGTGCGCACGGTCCACTATCTGGAAGAACTTGGCTTTGCCGGGCCCGACGCCTTCTATGCCCATTGCTGGGAACTCACCCACGACGAACTCAGGAAGATGGCCGCCAGCGGCACCGGCGTCGCGCATTGCCCGGAACCGGTCTATCTGGTCGGCGCTGAGGTCACCGACATTCCCGCCATGGCCGCCTTCGGCCTGCGCATCGGCCTCGGCTGCGACGGCGCTGCCTCCAACGACAATTCCAACCTGATGCACTGCCTGCACTCCGCCTACATGCTGCAGTGCCTTGTCGCCTCCGGCCGCGCCCATCCCGTGCCGCCGCCGGTCGATTTCCTCGGCTACGGCACGTCAGGGGGAGCCAGCCTGCTCGGCCGGCGTGATATCGGCCGGCTGGCGCCCGGCATGGCCGCCGACCTGTTTGCGATCGACACCCGCCGCATGGACTATGTCGGCACGCGGCACGATCCGCTGAGCCTGATTGCCCGCGTCGGCATCGGTATGGCGACCGATATGACCATGATCAATGGCCGCATCGTCTGGCAGAAGGGCGAATTCCCCGGTCTCGACGAGGCCAAGCTGTCAGCCGATGCCGAGGCCGCACTATCCGCCGTGGAATTTTAAAAAAACCAAAAGAGGGAACTGAGAACATGACCAAACTGACCCGCAGAAACCTGATGACGGCCGCTGCCGCCACCGGCCTTGCCGGCGTGCTCGGCAGCCGCCTTGCTTTGGCCGCCGACGAACCGCTCGGCATCACGCTCGTCGTCCCGTCGCCGATCGGCGACGTCGGCTGGGGGCATGCACTTGCCGCCGGTCTCGAGCCGATCAAGGCCGCTTACGGTGACAAGGTGAAGGTCACCGTGCTCGAGAATATCGCGGAAGGCCCGGACGCCGACCGCATCATGAACAAGACCGTCGCCGACGGAAACAAGTTCCTGGTCGCCGGCTCTTTCGGCTATCAGAACGGCGCCCTGCAGATCGCCCGCCGCGATCCGAGCGTCACGGTTTTGCACGCCTCCGGCTTCCAGGTCGCTCCGAACTTCTCGCCGTTCGCCGCCAAGTATTTCCAAGGCACATATCTGCTCGGCATGGCTGCCGCAGCACTTTCCAAGACCGGCAAGCTCGGCTCTGTGTCGGCCTTCGCCATTCCCGAACTCATCACGTCCATCAACGCCTTCACCCTCGGCGCCCAGGCCGTCAAGCCGGATATCGAGGTCTCGGTCGTCTGGGTGAACTCCTGGTTCGACCCGGCCAAGGAGCAGGAGGCCGCCAAAGCCCTGATCGCGCAGAAGTGCGACGTGATCTTCTCCAACGCCCAGGACACGCCGTCCGTCATCTCGGCCTGCGAGGA
This genomic interval carries:
- the fhuB gene encoding Fe(3+)-hydroxamate ABC transporter permease FhuB: MVSHRDNIGPAIVFLLLMCGGGVASWFLAAPALSEMARPDYDVTRMVFTYSTLPRLATALIAGGALALSGALLQQVLRNPLADPTTLGVSAGANLALVVTSLFLPDLLGAGRDLVALIGSATAAAIVVSLGARRGFSPYSLVLSGLVLSLWCGGLAAILTYLNQRYLSSLFIWGAGSLAQQSWVIPLSLLWKLAVIAIGCTFVMRPLSLLDLGESSSTALGVRLLRLRFVVVALAVALAAFVTSAVGVIGFIGLVAPTIARLSGARRPAQLILWSPLIGAGLLFFADSILQLVAGGLGDFLPTGAVTAIFGSPLLLALLPRLKICHRLQSPAFRRPRRWDGTAPVIIAAVGLFVLLMVSAFLGRDVNGDWAFTSGEFSVDVLAIRIPKILAALTSGAMLAVAGSILQRLTGNEMASPEVLGISAGATFGVAIALFAVAPGFSGQFAFAVAGAISVLFVIFVSSRRSAFAPERVLLAGIALSAMVDAVVGVLSSTGDPRAVLLMRWMSGSTYLIDGSTAAMEVALGAVLIAVSLATRRWLDILPLGPSPSAAVGIPLAKSRFALFGLAGLLTAAATLTVGPLSFIGLMGPHLAREAGLARALPQMVGAALIGGGLMVAADFVGRTIVSPYQIPAGLVSALVGAPFLMLMMRKRSAS
- a CDS encoding iron-siderophore ABC transporter substrate-binding protein; this encodes MEVSRRSFLHFAAASVIPTPLFAQSIGPRIVSLDYGLASTLLSLGLPPVGISDLADWDRWVVEPPMPKSVVDIGSSFEVNFEILVTLKPDIILTTPYLDELLPKLQSVAKVVRLEIFTPGIGPILTAAIAATRKLAVELGRENEAEQFLARADVFFAQCRSRLEGKNLPPVALVNFMDARHARIYSSPGLFHNVLERIGVRNAWTRESNYWGFETIGIEDLSKVTDPDARLIAFDPIPPDVLPKLAQSPLWNRLSFARPGHLSILPPALMFGMVNEAMRFAGLLTDLLEKEA
- a CDS encoding ABC transporter ATP-binding protein, which produces MQDPPRTAETFVAENIGLLIERNEILCDVSLKFPAGEVVALVGHNGSGKSSLLKMLARQLVPSTGSISYGNQDLRMYSERAFARSVAYLPQDVTTGSEMTVRELVGCGRYPWHGALGRFTKNDEEKVEEALRATHIETFADRIMGTLSGGERQRAWIAMLIAQDARCLLLDEPTAALDVAHQVEVLSLVRRLAHEGGRSVVIVLHDINMAARFCDRIHALKRGRVVASGTPSAILAPNTLQEIYGIDMDVIAAPNLPYPLAYVC
- a CDS encoding MBL fold metallo-hydrolase codes for the protein MYSRREIMKTTLAAGAVAVFAPAGLSNAAGSKLAWKHFPAGQNGFFRAPVLLTGPSEALLIDGGFSYPDGRALAEAIKATGKTLTAIYVSQSDPDYYFSLKPVLEAFPGTKVLAASDTIATIKSNVEKKLAVWGPQLKENGPQTLADIVMPEAFDASSLTVDGESVEIVAAEAGLSNRRYLFVPSLNAVFGGVMIFSGVHVWTADTQAPEQRAAWVATLDKISARKSTIVVPGHMMPEAATDLSAVEHTKSYLLAFEEELAKAADSTALKAAMEARFPGLGMGVALDIGSKVAKGEMKWG
- a CDS encoding DsbA family protein produces the protein MHLTYLYDPLCGWCYGAAPALDKLAMLDNLTVELAPSGLFAGEGARSLDERFAAYAWHNDQRINRLTGQVFSQLYRDQVLGGADGMFDSAPATLGIIAVGMIQLDRERDALTALQSARYVDGRNTSEIAVVADVLDQAGFSDAAARVRAPDEALLDAYSNRIGKSRQLMDAFRVDGVPALFIGEGDKRRVLRSDALFGGFDRLAAELQAA
- a CDS encoding LysR family transcriptional regulator; this translates as MEAVNLNRLAYFAAVVDTGSFTKAAERLAITKTVVSQQVARLEAELKTSLLLRTTRRVEPTEAGKLLYASCVMIFREAGDAVDEITRANAEPTGMLRIAAPNDYGASTIAPIAAAFIRKYPACRVELLLADTKMDLLANQIDLSIRVGWLDDSSHQARRIGSFRQFLVASPSFFATLSLNSPEDAAGQPFIANLALKEPVVWRFIQGDFDRRTVRMQQSLMSNSTPAVLAATLAGAGISVLPDFLAGEHIEAGRLIRLLPDWSLPAGGIYVVYPAARFRTPKVTAFVAMLTGGRSPD
- a CDS encoding acylphosphatase, with protein sequence MGQDTSYLLERMTIVGDLEVASFVPWIRRHAAKLGLSHTISHTSSMRIELEVAGPEELIDMMEMGCSLGPIDVWVERIDRTAISGERT
- a CDS encoding Rieske 2Fe-2S domain-containing protein, with the translated sequence MPSDTTGFWTPVALSRDLPAGTVMPARTAAGSIALWRSASGRISASADRCPHRGMRLSHGFVRGEALSCIYHGWSYGQAGNCLRIPAHPGLTPPETIRVATHDVEEADSVIWVAVGTPASKPPGLEGLVPLRSLTAFAGIAAIEAAAGAKASPDGLVEIDASTGAVCLLLSAWEDGQTLIHVLLKGDTGPAAGIGASRAVESLRRRAEGLQREIAQ
- a CDS encoding aromatic ring-hydroxylating oxygenase subunit alpha → MTMQAMIDEWYPVGLFSQLDSAGRKTALMGEPIKVACDADGNAKVTRGDGRVLPVRVRYGHVWSSLGEPQKELFPIPEADQPGRRFVDVGVVRVRCSPLRAVENFLDIAHFPFVHTDILGAEPHTEVQNYKVEIREEEDEVWATQVKFYQPQAAKSASGGITTEYMYRVPAPTCSVLYKTCPPRPSEWDVITLFVQPLAEDLCDVWPWMALFDDETAMTDLIHFQQTIFLQDRSILENQIPRLLPLDPGMEIPTRADLTSIAYRRWLKRHNYTYGAQLVAQ
- a CDS encoding glutathione S-transferase family protein; the protein is MKLYDYILSPSCYKVRLMAALIGVKLDLRPVDFHPGAEHRGAELLALNPAGSIPILEDGNLILTESSAILVYLAAKAAPEWLGSGKAEEAARVQQWLSFSGRLTASLGGARLHEMLLRPGDIGALQAHGIAALRELEAGLVEQGLRGMRFLAADRPTIADIACFPYVALAPDGGVTLDAYPAIRLWSRALRALDKFIEMPGIHRLHELKPEPQIEPGEA
- a CDS encoding amidohydrolase; amino-acid sequence: MAGYLLKNCAAVIVDEGKGQVVHRNVDLLTNGPAILAIGENLGADALPVGITIQDASGWFVYPGLVNTHHHFFQCFVRNRADLDWTKLSVIEWLDRIYPIFSQLNEECFYHSSITAMAEMIKHGCTTAFDHQYNFPRHAGKRLIDRQFEAADLLGMRFHAGRGGNTLPKSEGSTIPDEMLETTDEFIADCARLIETYHDTSPFSMRQVVVAPCQPVNCYRETFVESVALARDRGVMMHTHVGEGESPVIQARHGVRTVHYLEELGFAGPDAFYAHCWELTHDELRKMAASGTGVAHCPEPVYLVGAEVTDIPAMAAFGLRIGLGCDGAASNDNSNLMHCLHSAYMLQCLVASGRAHPVPPPVDFLGYGTSGGASLLGRRDIGRLAPGMAADLFAIDTRRMDYVGTRHDPLSLIARVGIGMATDMTMINGRIVWQKGEFPGLDEAKLSADAEAALSAVEF
- a CDS encoding BMP family ABC transporter substrate-binding protein, giving the protein MTKLTRRNLMTAAAATGLAGVLGSRLALAADEPLGITLVVPSPIGDVGWGHALAAGLEPIKAAYGDKVKVTVLENIAEGPDADRIMNKTVADGNKFLVAGSFGYQNGALQIARRDPSVTVLHASGFQVAPNFSPFAAKYFQGTYLLGMAAAALSKTGKLGSVSAFAIPELITSINAFTLGAQAVKPDIEVSVVWVNSWFDPAKEQEAAKALIAQKCDVIFSNAQDTPSVISACEEAGVYAFNLNSSMKKYAPKTYLGCISTDWSPFFKASVDAHLAGTFKGANAFLGVADKVVEVVDWNPDVPADVMTKIKEIEAKIADGSFSPFTGSITKADGSEGVASGATMADAEIIAMNWHVKGVSTPLPK